The Populus trichocarpa isolate Nisqually-1 chromosome 2, P.trichocarpa_v4.1, whole genome shotgun sequence genome has a window encoding:
- the LOC7458240 gene encoding RNA-binding protein BRN1, which produces MAEGEKEKKSSSSNNEESVKLFVGQVPKHMTEDEVLAMFKEFALVDEVNIIKDKTTRASRGCCFLICPSRQEADKAVNACHNKKTLPGASSPLQVKYADGELERLEHKLFVGMLPKNVSEAELSDLFSKYGIIKDLQILRGSQQTSKGCAFLKYETKEQAHAALEDINGKHKMEGSSVPLVVKWADTEKERQARRAQKAQSQAMPNTDSQHPSLFGALPMGYAPPYNGYGYQAPGAYELVPYRLRGGIRPDLSLNISPRNYAPAGYMGSAYPTMPGLQYPIAYPGAIMSHRPLSNSPGTLSPTVPSCNSATSSGASGSSGGQVEGPPGANLFIYHIPQEFGDQELANTFQAFGQVLSAKVFVDKATCVSKCFGFVSYDSPAAAQNAITMMNGCQLGGKMLKVQLKKDNKQSKPY; this is translated from the exons ATGGCGGAGggtgaaaaggagaagaaatcaaGCAGCAGCAATAATGAGGAGAGCGTGAAGCTATTTGTAGGTCAAGTACCAAAGCACATGACAGAAGATGAGGTTCTGGCAATGTTCAAAGAGTTCGCTTTGGTGGACGAAGTCAACATCATTAAAGACAAGACCACTCGCGCTTCCCGAG GTTGTTGTTTTCTAATATGTCCTTCCAGACAAGAAGCAGATAAGGCTGTTAATGCTTGTCATAATAAGAAAACGTTGCCCGGG GCATCTAGTCCTTTGCAAGTGAAGTATGCAGATGGAGAGCTGGAAAGGCTAG AACACAAACTATTTGTTGGTATGCTTCCAAAAAATGTTTCTGAAGCTGAATTGTCCGATTTATTCTCTAAATATGGAATTATAAAGGACTTACAAATACTAAGAGGTTCTCAACAAACAAGCAAAG GCTGTGCTTTTTTGAAGTATGAGACAAAAGAACAAGCCCATGCTGCCCTGGAGGACATCAATGGAAAACATAAAATGGAG GGTTCAAGTGTTCCTTTGGTTGTCAAATGGGCAGATACAGAAAAGGAAAGGCAGGCTCGGAGGGCCCAGAAAGCACAATCTCAAGCTATGCCCAATACTGATTCACAACATCCATCATTATTTGGTGCCTTGCCAATGGGATATGCTCCCCCTTATAATGGATATGGATACCAG GCTCCTGGAGCTTATGAACTTGTGCCATACCGTCTGCGTGGTGGGATCAGACCTGACCTTTCACTCAATATTTCCCCTAGAAATTATGCTCCTGCTGGTTATATGGGCTCTGCTTATCCTACGATGCCAGGTCTTCAGTATCCAATTGCATATCCTGGAGCAATAATGAGTCACCGACCTTTGAGTAACTCTCCTGGTACATTATCACCCACAGTTCCGAGCTGTAATTCTGCAACATCTTCAGGTGCCAGTGGAAGTTCTGGGGGTCAAGTGGAAG GTCCACCTGGTGCTAATTTATTCATATATCATATACCTCAAGAATTCGGTGACCAAGAGCTTGCCAATACTTTTCAAGCATTTGGTCAGGTCTTAAGTGCCAAGGTCTTTGTTGATAAAGCAACTTGTGTTAGCAAATGTTTCG GATTTGTGAGTTATGACTCACCAGCTGCAGCTCAAAATGCCATTACCATGATGAATGGATGCCAATTGGGTGGTAAGATGTTGAAGGTTCAGCTTAAGAAAGACAATAAACAGAGCAAACCTTATTGA
- the LOC127904941 gene encoding uncharacterized protein LOC127904941, with the protein MLLLGSNLLAQSFLAVPHPKTLKILVVHLTGFRRLMRTLNRKHCLRTRVAVSTVLQCRRSRVVFSNPKQRYKPSAAATTKSHPPAAALAAATTTRLLALATPQQQYQQISSHASSPITTRKKLSEED; encoded by the exons ATGCTTCTTTTGGGTAGCAATTTGTTGGCCCAATCTTTTCTTGCAGTTCCTCATCCCAAAACATTGAAGATACTGGTGGTTCACCTCACAGGATTCAG ACGGCTGATGAGGACACTGAATCGAAAACATTGTTTACGCACCAGAGTTGCTGTCTCCACAGTCCTGCAGTGCCGCCGCAGTAGAGTTGTCTTCAGCAACCCAAAACAGCGTTACAAACCATCTGCTGCAGCCACCACTAAATCGCACCCTCCAGCAGCAGCACTAGCCGCAGCCACCACAACTCGTCTTTTAGCCCTAGCGACGCCTCAACAGCAGTATCAACAAATCAGCAGTCATGCCTCGTCGCCAATAACAACAAGAAAGAAACTCAGCGAAGAGGATTGA